Proteins encoded in a region of the Takifugu flavidus isolate HTHZ2018 chromosome 10, ASM371156v2, whole genome shotgun sequence genome:
- the ccdc12 gene encoding coiled-coil domain-containing protein 12, with protein MEKDVGSLQDEALKRKERLKALREKQHHGRQDGEPESKKASVDGGVEERHRELKLRNYTPEDDELKQRKVPNAKPASVEDKLKDQLEAANPEPIIEEVDLANLAPRKPDWDLKRDVAKKLEKLERRTQRAIAELIRDRLRGSEEELAGAVGAVGVEEGDSD; from the exons ATGGAGAAAGATGTCGGCTCACTGCAGGATGAGGccctgaagagaaaagagagactTAAAGCACTTAGAGAAAAACAACACCAT GGGAGGCAAGATGGGGAACCAGAGTCAAAAAAAGCATCAGTAGACGGGGGAGTTGAAGAGAGGCACAG AGAACTGAAACTAAGGAATTACACTCCTGAGGATGACGAGCTAAAGCAGAGAAAGGTGCCCAATGCCAAACCCGCGTCAG TGGAGGATAAATTAAAAGACCAGTTGGAGGCAGCTAATCCAGAGCCCATTATTGAGGAAGTG GATTTGGCCAACCTTGCTCCAAGAAAACCCGACTG GGATCTAAAGCGAGATGTGGCAAAGAAACTGGAAAAGCTGGAGAGGAGAACACAGAGAGCCATCGCGGAGCTCATCC GCGATCGTCTTCGAGGCAGCGAGGAGGAGTTGGCCGGAGCAGTGGGGGCAGTAGGAGTCGAAGAGGGAGATTCAGACTGA